One part of the Bdellovibrionota bacterium genome encodes these proteins:
- a CDS encoding type II toxin-antitoxin system RelE/ParE family toxin: protein MKRWVVVAEKQVAKQLKKLPKEIVEILDQLRHDLEEEGPTPKGWITKHVHGKKGVYSTRLKREYRVLYEVSEPIVILISVAHRREVY from the coding sequence GTGAAGCGTTGGGTTGTCGTCGCTGAAAAGCAGGTTGCTAAGCAGCTGAAGAAGTTGCCCAAGGAAATCGTCGAGATCTTGGACCAATTAAGACACGATCTCGAAGAGGAGGGTCCGACGCCGAAAGGGTGGATTACGAAGCACGTTCACGGGAAAAAAGGAGTCTATTCCACGAGATTGAAACGGGAATATCGGGTTCTATACGAGGTAAGCGAGCCCATTGTCATTTTGATCTCAGTCGCTCATCGAAGGGAGGTGTATTGA
- a CDS encoding helix-turn-helix transcriptional regulator has protein sequence MIMKRHPELKAFSSRQLRIVKSALVEAASVSSREILSSQETDRVFRSVVRDSGKPSAALRAYRKRSEFTQKELSKKCGIPQPHISAMEAGGRAIGLNVAKKLALALGIDYRKLI, from the coding sequence ATGATTATGAAACGACATCCGGAGTTGAAGGCGTTTTCATCGCGTCAGCTTCGGATTGTGAAAAGTGCGCTTGTAGAAGCCGCCTCAGTATCCTCGCGAGAGATATTGTCCAGTCAGGAGACGGATCGAGTCTTTCGTAGTGTGGTTCGTGATTCCGGAAAACCTTCGGCGGCGCTTCGAGCTTATCGTAAACGTAGCGAATTCACGCAAAAGGAGTTGTCGAAAAAATGTGGCATTCCACAGCCACATATTTCAGCGATGGAGGCAGGGGGAAGAGCCATTGGATTGAATGTAGCGAAGAAGTTGGCGTTAGCTCTTGGAATTGATTATAGAAAATTGATCTGA
- a CDS encoding type II toxin-antitoxin system RelE/ParE family toxin, which produces MKVKFFLTSSGRSPVEEFLREQSEELKRDFLDAVSLLADGAVLTMPLSRNLSNICRGLHELRLKDRAGQVRVFYFIKKAEAIYLLHAFRKKRQDLPRREIEVAMRRSKEV; this is translated from the coding sequence GTGAAGGTCAAGTTCTTCCTGACGAGTTCCGGCAGGAGTCCTGTGGAGGAATTCCTGAGGGAACAGTCGGAAGAGCTCAAGCGCGATTTTCTGGATGCGGTGAGCCTTCTTGCGGATGGCGCGGTCTTGACCATGCCGCTGAGCCGGAACTTGTCGAACATCTGTCGGGGGTTGCATGAACTCCGGCTCAAGGATCGCGCGGGACAGGTGAGGGTCTTTTATTTCATAAAGAAAGCGGAGGCGATCTACCTGTTGCACGCGTTTCGAAAGAAGCGACAGGATCTACCGAGAAGGGAAATCGAGGTCGCGATGAGAAGGAGTAAGGAGGTCTAA
- a CDS encoding helix-turn-helix domain-containing protein, protein MAWKEMSIEELADSLGVDVGEVREKQRLMALIVRIRKERGLSQAKLAQKVGVTQGRIAQIESGVGTSRVTFDVLLGILGALGYDYRIVTKRAA, encoded by the coding sequence ATGGCCTGGAAAGAAATGTCGATTGAGGAACTGGCCGATTCTCTGGGAGTGGATGTAGGGGAGGTCCGAGAGAAACAGCGTTTGATGGCGCTGATTGTGAGGATCCGGAAGGAGAGGGGACTCTCCCAGGCCAAGTTGGCTCAAAAGGTCGGTGTCACCCAGGGGCGTATCGCGCAGATCGAGTCCGGGGTCGGCACCTCCAGGGTCACCTTTGACGTGCTTCTGGGTATTCTTGGAGCGCTGGGCTACGACTATCGGATCGTGACGAAAAGGGCCGCCTGA